The Myxococcales bacterium genome has a segment encoding these proteins:
- a CDS encoding sigma-54 dependent transcriptional regulator has translation MTSLGVAEVPPPLPPTHPRACTAADLLVNAPSLTALVSRARKLAQSPLPVLVSGESGTGKESLARFVHEASPRVHGPWVVVNCAALPRELIESELFGHERGAFTGARDAQAGWFQAAHGGTLFLDEVGELPLDLQPKLLRALEESVVVRVGGRRPLPVDVRLVAASNRDLRREAHEGRFRLDLYHRLAGATLTLPPLRERPEDFGPLLTSFWGAEAPAGEPPPEVWHLMCRHPWPGNVRELKHFAARVAALRGPRLAWDAVADELAGCDTQLFPAPAGYAADEPAPAPRLPEHWLDVKGKTVAEVERALIVYQLRQCHGNRVKAARALGISRSSLHERLRTMKREGAALGD, from the coding sequence ATGACCTCGCTTGGCGTTGCGGAAGTCCCCCCACCTCTTCCACCCACCCACCCACGCGCGTGCACGGCGGCAGACCTGCTGGTGAATGCGCCCTCGCTCACGGCGCTCGTGAGCCGGGCGCGCAAGCTCGCGCAGAGCCCCCTGCCGGTGTTGGTCAGCGGCGAAAGTGGAACGGGCAAAGAGAGTCTGGCGCGCTTCGTTCACGAGGCCAGCCCCCGCGTCCATGGGCCCTGGGTGGTGGTCAACTGCGCGGCGCTGCCTCGCGAGCTCATCGAGAGCGAGCTCTTCGGGCATGAGCGTGGGGCGTTCACGGGGGCCCGAGATGCCCAGGCGGGGTGGTTCCAGGCCGCCCACGGCGGCACCCTCTTCCTCGACGAGGTTGGCGAATTGCCCCTCGATCTGCAGCCCAAGCTGCTCCGCGCGCTCGAAGAGTCCGTGGTCGTGCGCGTGGGCGGGAGGCGGCCTTTACCCGTGGACGTCCGGCTGGTGGCGGCATCGAACCGGGATCTGCGTCGGGAGGCCCATGAAGGGCGTTTTCGATTGGATCTCTATCACCGCCTGGCAGGCGCCACGTTGACGCTTCCGCCCCTGCGGGAACGCCCGGAGGATTTCGGGCCCTTGCTGACCTCCTTCTGGGGAGCAGAGGCCCCTGCTGGTGAGCCTCCCCCCGAGGTCTGGCACCTGATGTGCCGCCACCCGTGGCCAGGCAACGTCCGGGAGCTGAAGCATTTCGCGGCGCGCGTCGCGGCCCTCCGAGGGCCACGGCTGGCCTGGGACGCCGTCGCCGATGAGCTCGCTGGCTGTGACACGCAGCTTTTCCCCGCCCCGGCCGGCTACGCCGCCGATGAACCTGCACCCGCCCCGCGCCTGCCTGAACACTGGCTCGACGTGAAGGGAAAGACGGTGGCCGAGGTCGAGCGGGCTTTGATCGTCTACCAGCTACGGCAGTGCCACGGGAACCGTGTGAAGGCCGCGCGGGCGCTCGGGATCTCGCGGAGCAGTCTGCACGAGCGCCTGCGCACCATGAAGCGCGAGGGCGCAGCCCTCGGTGATTGA
- the pilM gene encoding pilus assembly protein PilM has translation MAHLITGIDLGSHAVKFVCIEAGFRKARVRAAFEQLVEPGESALAERQAAALTKGLAKVPGELMAYAALDGDRLAVRRLQFPIADVRKVESAIPFELEGEIAQPLESVVFDFELLPPGSSPEEATRVLAVAAGQEDVGAALERFKAAGVEPRSLYAAPLIYRFLEPAPSVVAAEDMAAAAAAREDTLVAQLPTPDVVAAAEAEADTISSGGPPLRLLLDMGAARTNLVVLEAGRPVFSRTVLRGGNHLTLALAEAFGASFEQAEAAKCTRGAVAHAGFVAADAVEARMAEVLRASLAPLLRDVRQTLASYHGLYHRRVERLSVVGGCSALRGLAAGLAEALDMKLVGLETDRSGFPAEADELPLAPPFALAEAIAWAGVRGARVTDLRKGPFVYRASFSVVRQKAWHLAALAAAVVMAVVVDGAMAYTRLHQENEKLESELAQATRELFGAPDGDAASVARLLKRGFREEMPPIPALTAYDILNEVSRRLPSKEKIKLDLLQLDIRPKKIFLKGTIDSVASVDEMVGALKEIDCFEEITKGAITEVSGGEKQFTLNVKSTCP, from the coding sequence ATGGCGCATCTGATCACAGGCATCGATCTGGGCAGTCACGCCGTCAAGTTCGTCTGCATCGAGGCGGGATTCCGCAAGGCCAGGGTTCGCGCGGCCTTCGAACAACTCGTCGAGCCGGGCGAGTCCGCGTTGGCCGAGCGTCAGGCCGCCGCGCTAACGAAAGGCCTTGCCAAGGTACCGGGCGAGCTGATGGCATACGCCGCGCTCGACGGTGACCGGCTGGCGGTGCGGCGTCTTCAGTTTCCCATTGCTGACGTCCGCAAGGTCGAATCGGCCATCCCGTTCGAGCTCGAGGGTGAGATCGCTCAGCCGCTCGAGAGCGTGGTGTTCGATTTCGAGCTTTTGCCCCCCGGAAGCTCGCCGGAAGAGGCGACACGGGTCCTGGCCGTGGCGGCGGGGCAGGAGGACGTGGGGGCGGCCCTCGAGCGCTTCAAGGCCGCTGGGGTGGAGCCCCGAAGCTTGTACGCGGCCCCGCTGATTTATCGCTTCCTCGAACCGGCCCCCTCCGTGGTGGCGGCAGAGGATATGGCGGCCGCTGCGGCCGCGCGCGAAGACACGCTGGTTGCTCAGCTGCCCACGCCCGACGTGGTGGCCGCCGCCGAAGCGGAAGCGGACACAATTTCGTCTGGCGGGCCCCCTCTGCGCCTGCTGCTGGACATGGGCGCCGCCCGCACGAACCTCGTGGTTCTCGAAGCCGGGCGCCCGGTGTTCTCGCGCACCGTGCTGCGCGGAGGAAACCACCTGACCTTGGCGTTGGCTGAGGCTTTCGGGGCCTCTTTCGAGCAGGCCGAAGCAGCCAAGTGCACCCGGGGTGCCGTGGCCCATGCGGGTTTCGTGGCCGCCGACGCCGTGGAGGCACGCATGGCGGAGGTGCTGCGCGCGTCCTTGGCCCCGCTGCTGCGCGACGTGCGGCAGACGCTGGCCAGCTATCACGGGCTTTACCACCGGAGGGTGGAGCGGCTCTCCGTCGTGGGGGGCTGTTCGGCGCTGAGGGGGCTTGCCGCCGGGCTTGCCGAGGCTCTCGACATGAAGCTCGTCGGCCTTGAAACGGATCGCTCGGGGTTCCCGGCCGAGGCCGACGAGTTGCCCCTGGCGCCCCCCTTCGCTCTTGCCGAGGCCATTGCGTGGGCGGGGGTGCGCGGCGCGCGCGTCACCGACCTGCGCAAGGGCCCCTTCGTGTACCGCGCAAGCTTCTCCGTGGTCCGCCAGAAGGCCTGGCACCTGGCTGCGCTCGCGGCAGCCGTGGTGATGGCGGTCGTGGTGGACGGCGCGATGGCCTACACCCGGCTTCATCAGGAAAACGAAAAGCTCGAATCGGAGCTTGCGCAGGCAACCCGCGAACTGTTTGGGGCGCCCGATGGCGATGCGGCGAGCGTGGCGCGCTTGCTCAAGCGCGGGTTCCGCGAAGAGATGCCTCCCATACCCGCGTTGACGGCCTACGACATCTTGAATGAGGTCTCGCGGCGCCTGCCTTCGAAGGAGAAGATCAAGCTGGACCTGCTGCAGCTGGATATTCGCCCGAAGAAGATCTTCTTGAAGGGAACCATCGATTCGGTCGCCTCGGTCGACGAGATGGTGGGAGCGCTCAAGGAGATCGACTGCTTCGAGGAGATCACCAAGGGTGCGATCACCGAGGTGTCCGGGGGCGAAAAGCAGTTCACTCTTAACGTGAAGTCCACGTGTCCGTGA
- a CDS encoding type II secretion system protein M, which produces MAKLGDIKTKLARPLAAVAGEWDRMAPRERRLVAALGAAVVLMVMFVGGFMFFSSLGDVETRNEEIRDALKAIARNRNEYLEAKGQMRALEVRIGSIPPQLATDLEAAAREVGIQIPETNERPAAAVGKRYMEHNVDVTLRQVDLQQLARFLHKLETGQHMIYVTRLDVRRRFAEKDKLDVKLTASGIERVQAQPNKRKLAGGRPEDV; this is translated from the coding sequence ATGGCAAAGCTGGGTGACATCAAGACCAAACTCGCGCGTCCCCTCGCGGCGGTAGCCGGTGAGTGGGATCGCATGGCGCCGCGAGAGCGACGGCTCGTTGCGGCCCTGGGTGCTGCGGTGGTTCTCATGGTCATGTTCGTGGGCGGGTTCATGTTCTTTTCGAGCCTCGGCGACGTCGAGACGCGGAACGAAGAGATCCGTGACGCCCTCAAGGCCATCGCCCGCAACCGCAACGAGTATCTGGAAGCCAAGGGTCAGATGCGGGCGTTGGAGGTGCGCATCGGCAGCATTCCGCCCCAGCTCGCAACCGATCTCGAGGCTGCTGCCCGCGAGGTGGGCATTCAGATCCCCGAGACCAACGAGCGACCTGCCGCTGCCGTGGGAAAGCGCTACATGGAGCACAACGTGGACGTCACGCTCCGCCAGGTGGACCTGCAACAGCTCGCGCGCTTTCTGCACAAGCTCGAGACGGGGCAACACATGATTTATGTGACCCGCCTCGACGTGCGCCGGCGGTTTGCCGAAAAAGACAAGCTCGATGTGAAGCTCACGGCGTCAGGGATCGAGCGCGTACAAGCCCAGCCCAACAAACGGAAGCTGGCGGGAGGACGTCCGGAAGATGTTTGA
- a CDS encoding prepilin-type N-terminal cleavage/methylation domain-containing protein, which produces MRPRRTRRQCRRHRCPASGGFSLLEVMVALAILAGALIILLRIVTGNVQNTNKAKLMTVATFLARAKIVEIEDRVLIEGFIDFDDERKGDFANEGYPEIAWDSIVERVRLPLDLAQQTQQAAADTSQSATDLNNQNPLQFMAGFMGGFMSTLIEPIRLGLEESVRRVTVRVYWQELGKPQQSFEVVTFLTDPSKLDQALTGGAMSAAGAPGAPGAAGATNPGQPPGQQTPLPNLPVPGALGGKK; this is translated from the coding sequence ATGAGGCCGCGGCGGACCCGTCGGCAATGCCGCCGTCACCGGTGCCCGGCTTCGGGTGGCTTTTCCTTGCTCGAGGTCATGGTGGCCTTGGCCATCTTGGCAGGGGCGCTGATCATCCTTCTGCGGATCGTCACCGGCAACGTTCAGAACACGAACAAGGCCAAGCTGATGACGGTGGCTACCTTCCTCGCCCGGGCGAAGATCGTGGAGATCGAGGACCGCGTGCTCATCGAGGGCTTCATCGACTTCGACGACGAGCGCAAGGGCGACTTCGCGAACGAGGGCTACCCGGAGATCGCCTGGGACTCGATTGTGGAACGGGTGCGTCTGCCGCTCGACCTGGCCCAGCAGACGCAGCAGGCCGCGGCGGATACCAGCCAGAGTGCCACCGACCTCAACAATCAAAACCCGCTGCAATTCATGGCGGGTTTCATGGGTGGCTTCATGAGCACTCTCATCGAGCCCATTCGGCTGGGCCTCGAGGAGTCGGTGCGCAGGGTCACGGTGAGGGTGTACTGGCAGGAGCTAGGCAAGCCGCAGCAGAGCTTCGAGGTGGTGACGTTCCTGACCGATCCCTCGAAGCTGGATCAAGCGCTGACGGGTGGGGCCATGTCGGCAGCGGGCGCGCCGGGGGCGCCGGGGGCTGCGGGCGCCACGAACCCCGGCCAGCCGCCGGGCCAACAGACGCCGCTGCCCAACTTGCCGGTCCCCGGCGCTCTCGGAGGCAAAAAGTGA
- a CDS encoding prepilin-type N-terminal cleavage/methylation domain-containing protein translates to MSGSRARRSQAGFTLLEVMLAMTILMFISVTIWGMFSRTYDTKRRLEVAQERIHVARVALMRITRELEMAYLSNHENSLIQDRRTLFVATSKGDVDELRFSWFGKQRLRADLAEGDTALVMYFAERDPEDPSVTNLMRRETRRLQAADARTVKADTYILCPHVSRLKFSFYDARLREWRDAWSTIGGEQLDYLPTHVRVALTVLDERNREVTYLSAARLQMTEKVQHIPLLR, encoded by the coding sequence GTGAGCGGGTCTCGCGCTCGCCGCAGCCAAGCAGGCTTCACGCTCCTCGAGGTGATGCTGGCCATGACCATCTTGATGTTCATCTCGGTGACCATCTGGGGCATGTTCAGCCGCACCTACGACACCAAGCGCCGCTTGGAGGTGGCACAGGAGCGCATTCACGTCGCCCGCGTGGCGCTCATGCGCATCACACGGGAGCTGGAGATGGCGTACCTCTCGAACCACGAGAATTCTCTCATCCAGGACCGCCGTACGTTGTTCGTTGCCACCTCGAAGGGGGACGTCGACGAGCTGCGGTTTTCATGGTTCGGAAAGCAGCGGTTGCGTGCCGACCTGGCCGAGGGCGACACGGCCCTGGTGATGTACTTCGCCGAGCGCGATCCCGAAGACCCAAGCGTCACCAACCTGATGCGCCGGGAGACGCGACGCCTGCAGGCCGCCGACGCCCGCACGGTGAAGGCCGACACATACATCCTGTGCCCCCACGTAAGCCGGCTGAAGTTCAGCTTCTACGACGCACGCCTACGGGAGTGGCGAGACGCCTGGAGCACGATCGGGGGCGAACAGCTCGACTATTTGCCCACCCACGTGCGGGTGGCGCTGACGGTGCTCGACGAGCGGAACCGCGAGGTGACGTACCTCAGCGCTGCGCGGCTACAAATGACGGAAAAAGTGCAGCACATTCCCCTCCTGCGGTGA
- a CDS encoding general secretion pathway protein GspK produces the protein MKRTCNRIRTALVERHRARHRRDRESGVALLMTIASLTLLIALVTEFTYDTTIQLAQAANARDEVRAHYMARSAVNLSRMLIKVQTRFIDPIMGNAQKMLGNSLGPGMGLSLRITDYAGPIMSFFGGSKEEAAGLGGLIGIDVTQAKGLGSAHGTLDAEISTEDGKIDLNCGSGMSWNAQSQAILYQQLLGLMYSPRYNPLFEFPNAQGQIVERTEVATALIDWADGDEQRFSPLGSSGSEDYRYNAGRDPYRSHDNSYDTVEEAAQVYGMSADLVEAFMPYLTVYANSDGSRQCKVNLRSIKGDCTPLLVGLIRAAMLSDPTKPPSDPSVLDDRMIYPLASILCERGSVLGFDSLETIVSVLSNPAGSISREDPRYQMMQQLRGINVSKEDLAKVAYVGTPRVYRIVAKGEVGKVKKKITAILDTSRDLFNPVTQNVMAERAAGVFQYWREE, from the coding sequence ATGAAGCGAACGTGCAACAGGATCAGGACCGCGCTCGTCGAACGGCACCGCGCGCGCCACCGGCGTGATCGCGAAAGCGGCGTGGCGTTGCTCATGACGATCGCCTCATTGACCTTGCTCATCGCCTTGGTCACCGAGTTCACCTACGACACCACCATCCAGCTGGCCCAGGCGGCGAACGCCCGCGACGAGGTGCGGGCTCACTACATGGCGCGTTCGGCCGTGAACCTCTCCCGCATGCTCATCAAGGTTCAGACGCGGTTCATCGATCCCATCATGGGCAACGCCCAGAAGATGCTAGGCAACAGCCTGGGTCCTGGGATGGGGCTGTCCCTCCGCATCACCGACTACGCCGGTCCCATCATGAGCTTTTTCGGCGGCTCGAAGGAGGAAGCGGCGGGGCTTGGTGGACTCATCGGGATTGACGTCACCCAGGCCAAGGGGCTGGGATCGGCGCACGGCACACTCGACGCCGAGATTTCGACAGAGGACGGCAAGATCGATCTCAATTGCGGTAGCGGCATGTCCTGGAACGCGCAGAGCCAGGCGATCCTCTACCAGCAGCTTTTGGGGCTGATGTACTCGCCCCGCTACAACCCGCTCTTCGAGTTTCCGAACGCCCAGGGTCAGATCGTCGAACGCACCGAGGTGGCCACGGCCCTCATCGACTGGGCCGACGGGGACGAGCAGCGGTTTTCGCCGCTTGGGAGCTCCGGTTCGGAGGACTATCGCTACAACGCTGGCCGAGATCCTTACCGCTCCCACGACAACAGCTACGACACGGTCGAGGAGGCCGCGCAGGTGTACGGCATGAGCGCCGATTTGGTTGAGGCCTTCATGCCGTATCTCACGGTGTACGCGAACAGCGATGGTAGTCGGCAGTGCAAGGTCAATCTGCGTTCGATCAAGGGCGACTGCACGCCACTCCTGGTTGGGCTCATTCGGGCGGCCATGTTGAGCGACCCCACGAAGCCGCCCTCTGACCCGTCCGTGCTGGACGACCGCATGATTTACCCTTTGGCCAGCATCCTGTGTGAACGGGGCAGTGTTCTCGGCTTCGACAGCCTCGAGACCATCGTGTCCGTGCTCAGCAACCCGGCCGGGTCGATCTCGCGGGAGGATCCGCGCTACCAGATGATGCAGCAGCTGCGTGGCATCAACGTTTCTAAGGAAGATCTGGCCAAGGTGGCCTACGTGGGCACGCCCCGTGTGTATCGGATCGTGGCGAAGGGCGAAGTGGGCAAGGTCAAAAAGAAGATCACGGCCATCCTCGATACCAGCCGAGATCTGTTCAATCCCGTAACCCAGAACGTCATGGCGGAACGAGCCGCCGGCGTGTTTCAGTATTGGCGCGAAGAATGA
- a CDS encoding prepilin-type N-terminal cleavage/methylation domain-containing protein, with protein MTARRRAPNAGFTLLEVLVVMALLGLLVGTTVRGIRSLARSDIKSAASRLSGAMRYLFDRASTTGKVHRLVLDFAEHKYWAEVSDDRYFLPRERETPESRIVAWKEEQEEAERRAEGRARGGRADEESGGQGTGLGVGFGSGFGSANSYDVEKYLPKPFKRKQARFQSFKETAIKPVTLKNAKLFSVYTPRLSEPIQEGKGYVYFFPLGYAEAAMVYLTDEDQEVTYSLVVHPLTGRVKIYNQYVEPPLETQVDDAGEVVDP; from the coding sequence ATGACCGCACGGCGCCGGGCCCCGAACGCGGGGTTCACCCTGCTCGAGGTCTTGGTGGTGATGGCACTGCTGGGGCTCTTGGTGGGCACCACCGTGCGGGGAATCCGCTCGCTGGCCCGGAGCGATATCAAGAGCGCGGCGTCACGGCTCTCGGGAGCCATGCGCTACCTCTTCGATCGCGCCTCCACCACGGGCAAGGTGCATCGGCTCGTGCTGGACTTCGCGGAGCACAAGTACTGGGCGGAAGTGTCGGACGACCGCTACTTTCTGCCGCGAGAGAGGGAGACGCCCGAAAGTCGCATCGTGGCGTGGAAGGAAGAGCAGGAGGAGGCCGAACGACGCGCCGAAGGGCGCGCGCGGGGAGGGCGCGCCGATGAGGAATCCGGGGGTCAGGGTACGGGCCTGGGCGTCGGGTTTGGTAGTGGCTTCGGCAGCGCCAACAGCTACGACGTGGAAAAGTACCTGCCCAAGCCTTTCAAGCGCAAGCAGGCGCGGTTTCAGTCGTTCAAGGAGACGGCGATCAAGCCCGTTACTCTCAAGAACGCCAAGCTCTTCAGTGTCTACACCCCGCGCCTTTCGGAACCTATCCAGGAAGGTAAGGGGTACGTCTATTTTTTTCCCCTGGGCTACGCCGAGGCGGCCATGGTCTACCTGACGGACGAAGACCAAGAGGTCACCTATTCTCTGGTGGTCCACCCGCTCACCGGCCGCGTGAAGATCTACAACCAGTACGTGGAGCCACCGCTCGAGACCCAGGTGGACGATGCGGGTGAGGTGGTCGACCCATGA
- the gspN gene encoding type II secretion system protein GspN has protein sequence MFDLKRFNLARLISRSGTVGLMVAFGAVVYAVALVVVFPYERVGEFAEATASTLGYDVEIGETGPTFGVGVKLDEIRVRTRPRAGSKPVSFLIETARVTTSPLKNLTGGLAYDFEAEVFGGQLAVSVEADSKQGEGKVNVQGLDLAQLPGIKESFGIPLAGKVSADVALVLPKLKAAEADGTVQIQCAGCSAGDGKAKLRVDSNPLLAEGLTIPRLRLGDLEGRIVFEKGTGRIEGMHAKSPDAEIDVEGTVRLADPADLSQLDLYVTFKLSDKLVKSDDKFQLLLQLAEMQGKRPDGFYGFRIQGSPRHLRDPQWSKTSPFPPRSRTPKPNAG, from the coding sequence ATGTTTGACCTCAAGCGTTTCAATCTCGCACGGCTCATCAGCCGTAGCGGCACGGTGGGCCTGATGGTGGCGTTCGGGGCCGTGGTCTACGCCGTCGCGCTGGTCGTGGTGTTTCCCTACGAGCGGGTGGGCGAGTTCGCGGAGGCAACCGCCAGCACGTTGGGCTACGACGTGGAGATCGGGGAAACGGGCCCTACTTTCGGGGTGGGCGTCAAGCTCGACGAGATTCGTGTGCGCACACGGCCTCGCGCCGGTAGCAAACCCGTGAGCTTTCTCATCGAGACCGCCCGCGTGACCACCTCGCCGCTCAAGAACCTGACCGGCGGTCTCGCCTACGATTTCGAGGCCGAGGTCTTTGGTGGGCAGCTGGCGGTCTCTGTCGAGGCGGACAGCAAGCAAGGGGAGGGCAAGGTCAACGTGCAGGGACTCGACTTGGCCCAGTTGCCGGGCATCAAGGAGTCGTTCGGGATTCCTTTGGCGGGCAAGGTCAGTGCCGACGTGGCGCTGGTGCTGCCGAAGCTGAAGGCAGCCGAGGCGGACGGCACCGTGCAGATCCAGTGCGCTGGCTGTTCGGCGGGGGACGGCAAGGCCAAGCTGAGGGTGGATAGCAATCCGCTCCTGGCGGAGGGGCTCACCATCCCGCGCTTGAGGCTTGGCGATCTCGAGGGACGGATTGTGTTCGAGAAGGGGACCGGCCGCATCGAAGGCATGCACGCCAAGAGCCCCGACGCCGAGATCGACGTGGAAGGCACGGTACGCCTGGCCGATCCCGCAGATCTGTCCCAGCTCGATCTCTACGTGACGTTCAAGCTCAGCGACAAGCTGGTCAAGAGTGACGACAAGTTCCAACTGCTCCTCCAGCTCGCCGAAATGCAAGGCAAGCGCCCCGATGGCTTTTACGGTTTTCGGATCCAGGGCTCTCCTCGCCATCTGCGTGACCCGCAGTGGTCGAAGACCTCTCCTTTTCCCCCGCGCAGCCGTACCCCCAAGCCCAACGCGGGCTGA
- a CDS encoding type II secretion system protein GspG, translating into MSQPEQRSDIPNEGASGFAPGVVRALGTRVRRGDAGMTLLEVLIVLALISLIAGTIGVAVFNNFKKGQIKAAKLNVKEVSGAVQQYMIDNNSECPPTIDDLVSQKYLKKNNIKDPWGKPFTIKCPGDQDPDGIDVMSSGPDKQEGSEDDIVSWKL; encoded by the coding sequence ATGTCCCAGCCAGAACAGCGATCCGACATCCCAAACGAAGGTGCGAGCGGCTTTGCGCCCGGCGTCGTACGCGCCCTCGGGACGCGCGTGCGCCGTGGCGACGCCGGCATGACCCTGCTCGAGGTGCTGATCGTGTTGGCGCTCATCAGCTTGATCGCCGGCACCATCGGCGTGGCCGTGTTCAACAACTTCAAAAAGGGCCAGATCAAAGCCGCCAAGCTGAACGTGAAGGAGGTCTCCGGCGCCGTTCAGCAGTACATGATTGACAACAACTCCGAGTGCCCGCCCACCATCGACGATCTGGTCAGTCAGAAGTACTTGAAGAAGAACAACATCAAGGATCCCTGGGGAAAGCCGTTCACGATCAAGTGCCCCGGTGATCAGGATCCTGACGGCATCGATGTGATGTCTTCGGGTCCCGACAAGCAGGAAGGCTCCGAGGACGACATCGTCTCTTGGAAGCTCTGA